In one Nicotiana sylvestris chromosome 8, ASM39365v2, whole genome shotgun sequence genomic region, the following are encoded:
- the LOC138875093 gene encoding uncharacterized protein, whose protein sequence is MAPFEALYGRRCRSLIGWFKPCEAKLYGIDLVQDALDKVKLIQERLRTAQSRQKSYADQTVRDVTFMVGEKVLLKVLPMKGVTRFVKKVKLIPRFIGPFEGLSTIQLDESLSYEDEPVAIIDRQDC, encoded by the exons atggctccatttgaggctttatacggtCGGCGGTGTCGTTCTCTTATCGGGTGGTTTAAGCCttgtgaggctaagttatacggtatagatttggtgcaagatgccttggacaaggtaaagttgattcaggagaggcttcgcacagctcagtctagacagaagagttacgcggatcagacgGTGCGTGATGTAACAtttatggttggcgagaaggtcctcttgaaagtcttGCCAATGAAGGGTGTTACGAGGTTCGTGAAGAAGGTAAAGCTAAtccctaggtttattggcccatttgaggggttgag tactattcagttgGATGAGAGCCTGAGTTACGAGGatgagccagttgccattattgatagacaagATTGCTAA